From a single Streptomyces liliifuscus genomic region:
- a CDS encoding segregation and condensation protein A — MTSNDVPATASGGSGGRRRVLGRGPGGAAPPEPPGEVLPPAAEPEPPVAESPSGVEDGTSAADRGALSPPVPPCGTPAHNTDGEPEPVEPDDGVFKVRLANFEGPFDLLLQLISKHKMDVTEVALSKVTDEFMAHIRAMGPDWDLDQTTEFLVVAATLLDLKAARLLPSAEVEDEADLALLEARDLLFARLLQYRAYKQIAEIFNRRLDEEARRYPRTVGLEAHHAELLPEVVISIGAEGFAKLAVKAMQPRPKPQVYVDHIHAPLVSVQEQAAIVVARLRELGEASFRSLVEDTDDTLTVVARFLALLELYREKAVSLDQEEALGDLVVRWTGGDGDAQPTVTDEFDRPPEPVKEEKA, encoded by the coding sequence ATGACCTCGAACGACGTCCCTGCCACGGCCTCCGGCGGTTCCGGTGGCCGTCGGCGTGTGCTGGGGCGGGGGCCTGGGGGCGCGGCCCCGCCCGAGCCCCCAGGCGAGGTCCTGCCGCCCGCGGCGGAGCCGGAGCCGCCTGTGGCGGAGAGCCCGTCCGGGGTTGAGGACGGTACTTCGGCTGCGGACCGTGGGGCGTTGAGCCCACCCGTTCCGCCCTGCGGAACGCCTGCCCACAACACCGACGGTGAGCCGGAACCCGTCGAACCCGACGACGGGGTCTTCAAAGTTCGGCTTGCCAACTTCGAAGGGCCGTTCGATCTGCTGCTTCAGTTGATCTCCAAGCACAAGATGGATGTCACCGAAGTGGCGCTCTCCAAGGTCACCGACGAGTTCATGGCGCACATCAGGGCGATGGGGCCGGACTGGGATCTCGATCAGACGACCGAGTTCCTGGTCGTCGCGGCGACGCTGCTCGATCTGAAGGCCGCCCGGCTGCTGCCGTCCGCCGAGGTCGAGGACGAGGCGGACCTGGCGCTGCTGGAGGCCCGGGACCTGCTCTTCGCGCGGCTCCTGCAGTACCGGGCGTACAAGCAGATCGCCGAGATCTTCAACCGGCGCCTGGACGAGGAGGCGCGCCGCTACCCCCGTACCGTCGGGCTGGAGGCGCACCACGCCGAGCTGCTGCCGGAAGTCGTCATCAGCATCGGGGCGGAAGGATTCGCCAAGCTCGCCGTGAAGGCGATGCAGCCCAGGCCGAAGCCGCAGGTGTACGTCGACCACATCCACGCGCCGCTCGTGAGCGTGCAGGAGCAGGCCGCGATCGTGGTGGCGCGGCTGCGGGAACTCGGAGAGGCCAGTTTCCGCTCGCTCGTCGAGGACACCGACGACACCCTCACCGTCGTGGCGCGTTTCCTGGCCCTTCTGGAGCTCTATCGGGAGAAGGCGGTCTCCCTGGACCAGGAGGAGGCTCTGGGGGACCTGGTGGTGCGCTGGACGGGCGGGGACGGGGATGCGCAGCCGACGGTGACGGACGAGTTCGACAGGCCGCCGGAACCGGTCAAGGAGGAGAAGGCGTGA
- the scpB gene encoding SMC-Scp complex subunit ScpB — protein MSEDTTEAPAGPPGVADLDLRPALEAVLMVVDEPATVEHLSKILERPKRKIADALRALADEYTVQGRGFELRLIAGGWRFYSRPEYAAAVERFVLDGQQARLTQAALETLAVVAYRQPVSRSRVSAVRGVNCDGVMRTLLQRGLVEEAGAEPETGAILYRTTNYFLERMGLRGLDELPELAPFLPEADAIEAETLEGVPSFDPDAPDADADDTTTTEL, from the coding sequence GTGAGCGAGGACACCACCGAGGCCCCGGCGGGTCCGCCCGGCGTCGCCGATCTCGACCTCAGGCCCGCCCTGGAGGCTGTTCTGATGGTCGTGGACGAGCCCGCGACCGTGGAGCACCTCTCGAAGATCCTGGAGCGGCCGAAGCGGAAGATCGCGGACGCGCTGCGGGCGCTGGCCGACGAGTACACCGTCCAGGGGCGCGGCTTCGAGCTGCGGCTCATCGCCGGCGGCTGGCGTTTCTACAGCCGGCCCGAGTACGCGGCGGCCGTCGAGCGCTTCGTCCTCGACGGGCAGCAGGCCCGGCTCACCCAGGCCGCGCTGGAGACGCTCGCGGTCGTCGCGTACCGGCAGCCGGTCAGCCGCAGCAGGGTCTCGGCGGTCCGTGGAGTGAACTGCGACGGCGTGATGCGCACCCTCCTGCAGAGGGGTCTGGTCGAGGAGGCGGGCGCGGAACCCGAAACAGGTGCGATCCTGTACAGGACGACGAACTACTTCCTGGAGCGAATGGGCCTGCGCGGCCTGGACGAGCTCCCGGAGCTCGCGCCCTTCCTTCCGGAGGCGGACGCGATCGAAGCAGAGACGCTGGAAGGGGTCCCGTCGTTCGATCCGGACGCACCGGATGCAGATGCAGACGACACGACGACGACGGAACTTTGA
- a CDS encoding pseudouridine synthase, whose product MRSSGSGSGRNNGRGNPRGTGGGGNPRGSGGGGGPRGSGGGGGPRGSGGGGNPRGSGGGGNSRGTGGGGSPQRSAGGRDDRPKRAGNPRPEERRYDVGPGATHEGPKSGRGSAARGGAKGGPKQGQQRGGRTENARSREYETRTEERNRDRYAGRPEVKTPKTFPGAEQEGERLQKVLARAGYGSRRACEELVEQSRVEVNGEIVVEQGMRVDPENDEIKVDGLTVATQSYQFFSLNKPAGVVSTMEDTEGRQCLGDYVTNRETRLFHVGRLDTETEGVILLTNHGELAHRLTHPKYGVKKVYLAHIVGPIPRDLGKQLKDGIQLEDGYAKADHFRVVEQTGKNYLVEVTLHEGRKHIVRRMLAEAGFPVDKLVRVSFGPITLGDQKSGWLRRLSNTEVGMLMQEVGL is encoded by the coding sequence ATGCGAAGCAGTGGCAGCGGCAGTGGCAGGAACAACGGGCGCGGCAACCCCCGCGGAACCGGCGGGGGCGGTAACCCTCGCGGTTCCGGTGGAGGCGGTGGCCCCCGCGGTTCTGGCGGGGGTGGTGGCCCCCGTGGCTCCGGTGGGGGCGGCAACCCCCGCGGTTCCGGTGGAGGCGGCAACTCCCGCGGGACCGGTGGGGGCGGCTCCCCGCAGAGGAGCGCGGGAGGGCGCGACGACAGGCCGAAGCGCGCGGGCAACCCCCGCCCGGAGGAGCGCCGCTACGACGTAGGCCCCGGCGCCACCCACGAGGGCCCGAAGTCGGGGCGCGGCAGCGCGGCCCGCGGCGGTGCCAAGGGCGGTCCCAAGCAGGGCCAGCAGCGCGGTGGCCGCACCGAGAACGCGCGCTCCCGTGAGTACGAGACACGTACCGAGGAGCGCAACCGCGACCGGTACGCGGGCAGGCCCGAGGTCAAGACGCCCAAGACCTTCCCGGGCGCCGAGCAGGAGGGCGAGCGCCTGCAGAAGGTGCTCGCGCGCGCGGGCTACGGTTCGCGGCGTGCCTGCGAGGAGCTGGTCGAGCAGTCCAGGGTCGAGGTCAACGGCGAGATCGTCGTCGAGCAGGGCATGCGCGTCGACCCGGAGAACGACGAGATCAAGGTCGACGGACTGACCGTCGCCACGCAGTCGTACCAGTTCTTCTCGCTGAACAAGCCCGCCGGTGTCGTGTCGACCATGGAGGACACGGAGGGCCGTCAGTGCCTCGGTGACTACGTGACGAACCGTGAGACGCGGCTCTTCCACGTCGGGCGGCTCGACACCGAGACCGAGGGCGTCATCCTGCTCACCAACCACGGCGAGCTGGCACACCGCCTCACACACCCCAAGTACGGCGTGAAGAAGGTCTACCTCGCGCACATCGTGGGCCCGATCCCGCGCGACCTGGGCAAGCAGCTCAAGGACGGCATCCAGCTGGAGGACGGGTACGCGAAGGCGGACCACTTCAGGGTCGTCGAGCAGACCGGCAAGAACTACCTCGTAGAGGTGACCCTCCACGAGGGCCGCAAGCACATCGTGCGGCGCATGCTCGCCGAGGCCGGCTTCCCGGTCGACAAGCTCGTGCGCGTGTCCTTCGGGCCGATCACCCTGGGCGACCAGAAGTCGGGCTGGCTGCGCCGGCTGTCGAACACCGAGGTCGGGATGCTGATGCAGGAAGTCGGCCTCTAG
- a CDS encoding NUDIX hydrolase, whose translation MEGYDKYAFEPFAVTVDLAVFTVRAGGLQVLLIERGQEPYAGHWALPGGFVLPEESAETAARRELAEETGLSDVSGLHLEQLRTYSEPDRDPRMRVVSVAYTALLPDPPEPRGGGDAASACWLAYDGLRPLAFDHDRILADAHERIGAKLEYTCLATAFCPPEFTLGELQQVYETVWGTALDRPNFRRKVLATPGFVEQIPGAARLTGGRGKPAALYRAGDATALHPPLLRPAPTPTPTPAPAPAPAPASARPPAPSRSASPAPSPAPSPAPSWNSSPEGRSS comes from the coding sequence ATGGAGGGCTACGACAAATACGCCTTCGAACCCTTCGCCGTCACCGTGGATCTCGCGGTGTTCACGGTCCGGGCGGGCGGGCTCCAGGTGCTGCTGATCGAGCGCGGACAGGAACCGTACGCGGGCCACTGGGCGCTGCCCGGAGGGTTCGTGCTGCCCGAGGAGTCCGCGGAGACGGCCGCCCGGCGTGAACTCGCCGAGGAGACCGGCCTGTCGGACGTCTCCGGGCTGCATCTGGAGCAGCTGCGCACCTACAGCGAGCCCGACCGCGATCCCCGGATGCGGGTCGTCTCGGTGGCGTACACCGCGCTGCTGCCGGACCCGCCCGAGCCACGCGGCGGCGGGGATGCGGCGAGCGCGTGCTGGCTGGCGTACGACGGGCTCCGACCGCTCGCCTTCGACCACGACCGGATCCTTGCCGACGCCCACGAGCGGATCGGCGCCAAGCTCGAATACACCTGCCTGGCCACGGCGTTCTGCCCGCCGGAGTTCACGCTCGGCGAACTCCAGCAGGTCTACGAGACCGTGTGGGGGACCGCGCTCGACCGGCCCAACTTCCGGCGCAAAGTCCTTGCCACGCCCGGGTTCGTCGAGCAGATCCCCGGCGCGGCCCGGCTGACCGGAGGCCGGGGGAAGCCCGCCGCGCTGTACCGCGCGGGCGATGCCACCGCACTGCACCCACCACTGCTGCGACCGGCACCGACACCGACACCGACACCGGCACCGGCTCCGGCTCCGGCTCCGGCATCCGCGCGGCCACCGGCTCCGTCCCGATCCGCGTCCCCGGCCCCGTCTCCGGCCCCGTCTCCGGCCCCGTCTTGGAACTCCTCTCCGGAAGGACGATCCTCATGA
- a CDS encoding ADP-ribosylglycohydrolase family protein: MTTTVRKHAATGALVGLALGDALGFPTEFNDVPSILAKCGPWREMELPTPAYVTDDTQMTLALGRGLRTAMDRGLLGPKRLERPVREEFVDWYQSPENNRAPGRTCLVACEKLKREGLPWQDASQIHSKGCGANMRVAPLGLISGLSDEQRAGAAQLQAALTHGHPTALAASDLTAHAVRLLAQGAEPTGLVGLLRSYAYENRTRYHERWLGDLWTRSQDPTPTHFISRGWDECLEVLERLQGALRSPSPETDPCLATGAGWIAEEALATGLLCFLLFVDEPVTALRRAACTSGDSDSIACLAGAFAGAYLGADAWPTEWADRIEYQGDLMALGALWDD, translated from the coding sequence ATGACCACGACCGTCAGGAAGCACGCCGCCACCGGGGCGTTGGTCGGGCTCGCCCTCGGGGACGCGCTCGGCTTCCCGACCGAGTTCAACGACGTGCCGTCGATCCTCGCCAAGTGCGGGCCCTGGCGGGAGATGGAGCTGCCCACCCCCGCGTACGTCACGGACGACACGCAGATGACGCTGGCGCTGGGGCGGGGGCTGCGGACGGCCATGGACCGGGGGCTGCTGGGACCCAAGCGGCTGGAGCGGCCCGTGCGCGAGGAGTTCGTGGACTGGTACCAGTCGCCGGAGAACAACCGCGCACCCGGACGTACGTGCCTGGTCGCCTGCGAGAAGCTGAAGCGCGAGGGCCTGCCCTGGCAGGACGCCAGCCAGATCCATTCCAAGGGCTGCGGCGCCAACATGCGTGTCGCGCCCCTCGGTCTCATCTCCGGGCTCAGCGACGAACAGCGCGCGGGTGCCGCCCAGTTGCAGGCCGCGCTCACCCATGGGCATCCGACGGCGCTCGCCGCGTCCGACCTCACCGCGCACGCGGTGCGCCTGCTCGCGCAGGGTGCCGAGCCGACCGGACTGGTCGGCCTGCTGCGCTCGTACGCGTACGAGAACCGCACGCGCTACCACGAGCGCTGGCTCGGCGATCTGTGGACGCGTTCCCAGGACCCGACGCCGACGCACTTCATCTCGCGCGGCTGGGACGAGTGCCTGGAGGTCCTGGAGCGGCTTCAGGGGGCCCTGCGTTCGCCGTCGCCCGAGACGGACCCCTGTCTGGCCACGGGGGCCGGGTGGATCGCGGAGGAGGCCCTCGCCACCGGCCTGCTGTGCTTCCTGCTCTTCGTGGACGAGCCGGTGACCGCCCTGCGCCGGGCCGCCTGCACATCGGGGGACTCGGACTCGATCGCGTGCCTCGCCGGCGCGTTCGCGGGGGCATACCTCGGTGCCGATGCATGGCCTACGGAGTGGGCCGACAGGATCGAGTACCAGGGAGACCTGATGGCGTTGGGAGCGCTCTGGGACGACTGA
- a CDS encoding Rieske (2Fe-2S) protein produces the protein MTHPSTRRAVLATGTAALIAGCSNYGDENGGGSEEGASSVAPEESGTGGEAPAGEELTKTADIPVGGGKIFKDEKVVVTQPEEGGFKAFSAVCTHQGCIVATVSDGTINCACHGSEFRIADGAVAKGPAQKPLPAKQITVTGDSISVS, from the coding sequence ATGACCCACCCCTCCACGCGGCGCGCGGTTCTCGCGACGGGCACGGCCGCGCTGATCGCCGGCTGCAGCAACTACGGGGACGAGAACGGCGGGGGCAGCGAGGAGGGGGCGTCCTCCGTCGCCCCCGAGGAGAGCGGGACCGGGGGCGAGGCGCCCGCCGGTGAGGAACTGACCAAGACCGCCGACATCCCGGTCGGCGGCGGCAAGATCTTCAAGGACGAGAAGGTCGTCGTCACCCAGCCCGAGGAGGGCGGCTTCAAGGCCTTCTCGGCGGTCTGCACGCACCAGGGCTGCATCGTCGCGACCGTCTCGGACGGCACGATCAACTGCGCCTGTCACGGCAGCGAGTTCCGCATCGCCGACGGCGCGGTGGCCAAGGGCCCGGCCCAGAAGCCGCTCCCCGCGAAGCAGATCACGGTCACGGGCGACTCGATCAGCGTCAGCTGA
- a CDS encoding DUF6529 family protein: MTVDPNAATQGFPSPTPAPRRAGAATYLVPALVAGAVAVGLGVYGNVHDPEGTAFNLAGFSSTSAVKSWLATAAMGFAVVQLVSALMVYGRIPGPSWSGVLHRWSGRIAFLVAVPVAVHCLYALGYQTYEPRVLWHSILGCFFFGAFSAKMLLLRSERLPGWVLPIVGGLVFSALTVVWLTSALWFFRTFGVTT, from the coding sequence ATGACCGTGGACCCGAACGCCGCCACCCAGGGCTTTCCGTCGCCCACCCCCGCCCCCCGCCGAGCGGGAGCCGCCACCTATCTCGTACCGGCCCTGGTCGCGGGCGCGGTCGCGGTCGGCCTCGGCGTCTACGGCAATGTGCACGACCCGGAGGGCACCGCCTTCAACCTCGCGGGCTTCAGCAGCACGAGCGCGGTCAAGTCGTGGCTCGCCACGGCCGCGATGGGCTTCGCGGTCGTCCAGCTCGTGTCGGCACTCATGGTGTACGGGCGCATCCCGGGCCCGAGCTGGTCGGGCGTGCTGCATCGCTGGTCGGGCCGAATCGCGTTCCTTGTGGCGGTTCCAGTCGCTGTGCACTGTCTGTACGCCTTGGGCTATCAGACGTATGAACCGCGCGTTTTGTGGCACTCCATCCTGGGTTGCTTCTTCTTCGGTGCATTCAGTGCAAAGATGCTGCTGCTCCGCTCGGAGCGTCTGCCCGGCTGGGTACTGCCCATCGTCGGCGGACTCGTCTTCTCGGCCCTGACGGTGGTCTGGCTGACCTCCGCCCTCTGGTTCTTCCGCACGTTCGGAGTGACGACATGA
- the aroH gene encoding chorismate mutase, with product MAVRAVRGAVQLERDEAGHMDEQVSELLTAILERNGLTTEDLISIWFTATPDLHSDFPAAAARKLGIVDVPLICAQELDIEGAMPRVVRVLAHIESDLPRSGISHVYLGAAGALRKDIAQ from the coding sequence GTGGCGGTACGAGCGGTCCGGGGCGCCGTCCAACTGGAGCGGGACGAGGCCGGCCACATGGATGAGCAGGTCAGCGAGCTGCTCACCGCCATCCTTGAGCGGAACGGACTGACCACCGAGGACCTGATCAGCATCTGGTTCACGGCGACGCCCGACCTGCACAGCGACTTCCCGGCGGCCGCGGCACGCAAGCTCGGCATCGTCGACGTACCGCTGATCTGCGCGCAGGAGCTGGACATCGAGGGCGCGATGCCCCGGGTCGTACGGGTCCTCGCGCACATCGAGTCCGATCTGCCGCGCTCCGGGATCTCGCACGTCTACCTGGGTGCCGCGGGCGCACTCCGCAAGGACATCGCCCAGTGA
- a CDS encoding prephenate dehydrogenase, with protein MRTALVIGTGLIGTSAALALAARGVVVHLADHDPEQARTAAALGAGTDEEPTGPVDLAIIAAPPAHVAAALADAMRRGVARGYLDVASVKGGPRRELESLGLDLSAYIGTHPMSGREKSGPLAATGDLFEGRPWVLTPTRDTDTEVLNLALELVSHCRAVPVVMDADAHDRAVALVSHMPHLVSSMVAARLENAEEAAVRLCGQGIRDVTRIAASDPRMWIDILSANPGPVADLLADVSADLDETVQALRALQSSDEAKRSEGFTGIEDVLRRGNAGQIRVPGKHGTAPTVYESVVVLIDDQPGQLARIFADAGRAGVNIEDVRIEHATGQQAGLVELMVKPSAAPVLTASLRERGWSIRQ; from the coding sequence GTGAGAACAGCACTCGTCATCGGCACCGGACTGATCGGCACGTCCGCCGCGCTGGCCCTGGCGGCACGCGGCGTCGTCGTGCACCTCGCCGACCACGACCCGGAGCAGGCCCGTACGGCGGCCGCGCTCGGCGCCGGCACCGACGAGGAGCCCACGGGGCCCGTCGACCTCGCGATCATCGCGGCGCCGCCCGCGCACGTGGCCGCGGCGCTCGCCGACGCGATGCGGCGCGGGGTCGCGCGCGGGTACCTCGACGTGGCCAGCGTCAAGGGCGGCCCGCGCCGCGAGCTGGAGTCGCTGGGCCTGGACCTGTCCGCGTACATCGGTACGCATCCCATGTCGGGCCGCGAGAAGTCCGGCCCGCTGGCCGCGACCGGGGACCTCTTCGAGGGGCGCCCCTGGGTGCTGACTCCGACCCGGGACACGGACACCGAGGTCCTCAACCTCGCGCTGGAGCTCGTCTCGCACTGCCGTGCCGTGCCGGTCGTCATGGACGCAGACGCCCACGACCGCGCGGTCGCCCTCGTCTCCCACATGCCCCACCTGGTGTCGAGCATGGTCGCCGCGCGGCTGGAGAACGCCGAGGAGGCGGCCGTACGCCTCTGCGGTCAGGGCATCCGTGACGTGACCCGGATCGCCGCCTCCGACCCGCGCATGTGGATCGACATCCTCTCCGCGAACCCGGGCCCGGTCGCCGACCTCCTCGCGGACGTCTCGGCCGACCTGGACGAGACCGTGCAGGCCCTGCGCGCCCTCCAGTCCTCCGACGAGGCGAAGCGCAGCGAGGGTTTCACCGGTATCGAGGATGTTCTGCGCCGGGGCAACGCCGGTCAGATCCGCGTCCCGGGCAAGCACGGCACGGCCCCGACCGTGTACGAGAGCGTCGTCGTCCTCATCGACGACCAGCCGGGCCAGCTGGCGCGGATCTTCGCCGACGCGGGCCGCGCGGGCGTCAACATCGAGGACGTCCGCATCGAGCACGCGACCGGGCAGCAGGCGGGTCTGGTCGAGCTGATGGTGAAGCCCTCGGCGGCACCCGTGCTGACGGCGTCACTGCGGGAGCGGGGCTGGTCGATCCGGCAGTAG
- the cmk gene encoding (d)CMP kinase — METTAARTAPAVIVAIDGPSGTGKSSTSKAVAAKLGLSYLDTGAQYRAITWWMVTNGIDVTDPSSIAAAAGKPELVSGTDPSAPTITVDGTDVAGPIRTQEVTSKVSAVSAVPEVRARITELQRSIASAAEKGIVVEGRDIGTTVLPDADLKIFLTASPEARAARRSGELKGADVNATREALIKRDAADSSRKTSPLAKADDAVEVDTSDLTLQQVIECVVTLVEEKRATK, encoded by the coding sequence GTGGAAACCACCGCCGCCCGGACCGCCCCGGCCGTGATTGTCGCCATCGACGGTCCCTCCGGCACGGGCAAGTCGAGCACCTCCAAGGCCGTCGCCGCGAAGCTCGGCCTGAGCTACCTGGACACGGGCGCCCAGTACCGGGCGATCACCTGGTGGATGGTGACCAACGGCATCGACGTCACCGACCCCTCCTCGATCGCGGCCGCGGCCGGGAAGCCCGAGCTCGTGTCCGGCACGGACCCCTCGGCGCCGACGATCACGGTCGACGGCACGGATGTCGCGGGCCCGATCCGCACCCAGGAGGTCACCTCCAAGGTCAGCGCGGTCAGCGCCGTGCCCGAGGTGCGGGCCCGGATCACCGAGCTCCAGCGCTCGATCGCCTCGGCGGCCGAGAAGGGCATCGTCGTCGAGGGCCGGGACATCGGCACGACCGTGCTGCCCGACGCCGACCTGAAGATCTTCCTCACCGCTTCCCCGGAGGCCCGCGCGGCCCGCCGCAGCGGTGAGCTCAAGGGCGCCGACGTCAACGCCACCCGCGAGGCCCTGATCAAGCGGGACGCGGCCGACTCCAGCCGTAAGACCTCGCCGCTCGCCAAGGCGGACGACGCGGTCGAGGTGGACACCTCCGACCTCACGCTCCAGCAGGTCATCGAGTGCGTCGTCACCCTCGTCGAGGAGAAGCGGGCCACGAAGTGA
- a CDS encoding lysophospholipid acyltransferase family protein has product MRRHPRRGEAGHEVSVASVPSVKGAEVGRRIGVGLMYGLWKPRVLGAWKVPATGPVIFAVNHSHNIDGPMVIGVAPRPSHFLVKKEAFVGPLDPFMTRIGQIKVDRDTTDRTAITRALGVLENGGILGIFPEGTRGEGDFAALRAGLSYFAVRSGAPIVPVAVLGSTERRGRLIKALPPLRSRVDVVFGDPFEAGDGSGLRTRKALDEATVRIQKQLTAHLENARHLTGR; this is encoded by the coding sequence GTGCGTCGTCACCCTCGTCGAGGAGAAGCGGGCCACGAAGTGAGCGTCGCGTCCGTGCCCTCGGTCAAGGGCGCCGAGGTCGGGCGGCGCATCGGCGTCGGCCTGATGTACGGCCTGTGGAAGCCGCGGGTGCTGGGTGCCTGGAAGGTCCCCGCGACCGGCCCGGTGATCTTCGCGGTCAACCACTCCCACAACATCGACGGCCCGATGGTCATCGGCGTGGCGCCCCGGCCCTCGCACTTCCTGGTCAAGAAGGAGGCGTTCGTCGGCCCGCTCGACCCCTTCATGACCCGCATCGGCCAGATCAAGGTCGACCGCGACACCACCGACCGGACGGCCATCACCCGCGCGCTGGGCGTGCTGGAGAACGGCGGGATCCTCGGGATCTTCCCGGAGGGAACCCGGGGCGAGGGCGACTTCGCCGCGCTGCGAGCCGGGCTCTCCTACTTCGCCGTCCGCAGCGGGGCCCCGATCGTCCCGGTCGCCGTTCTGGGAAGCACGGAGCGGCGCGGACGGTTGATAAAGGCACTGCCCCCGCTGCGCAGCCGGGTGGACGTCGTCTTCGGCGACCCCTTCGAGGCGGGCGACGGCAGCGGACTGCGTACGCGCAAGGCGCTCGACGAGGCGACCGTGCGCATCCAGAAGCAGCTCACCGCGCACCTGGAAAACGCCAGGCACCTCACGGGGCGTTAA
- the der gene encoding ribosome biogenesis GTPase Der — protein sequence MNDHIQPDGSAEHEHGALGDAEYAEFMELAAEEGFDIEDVEGAIGEAGHGPLPVLAVVGRPNVGKSTLVNRIIGRREAVVEDKPGVTRDRVTYEAEWAGRRFKLVDTGGWEQDVLGIDASVAAQAEYAIDAADAVVFVVDAKVGATDTDEAVVRLLRKAGKPVVLCANKVDGLSGEADASYLWALGLGEPHPVSALHGRGTGDMLDAVLEALPEAPAQTFGTAVGGPRRIALIGRPNVGKSSLLNKVANEDRVVVNEVAGTTRDPVDELIELGGVTWKFVDTAGIRKRVHLQQGADYYASLRTAAAVEKAEVAVVLIDASETISVQDQRIVTMAVEAGRAIVLAFNKWDTLDEERRYYLEREIDTELAQVSWAPRVNVSARTGRHMEKLVPAIETAIEGWESRVPTGRLNAFLGELVAAHPHPVRGGKQPRILFGTQAGTKPPRFVLFSSGFIEHGYRRFVERRLREEFSFEGTPIHISVRVREKRGKKK from the coding sequence ATGAACGACCACATCCAGCCCGACGGCTCGGCCGAGCACGAGCACGGGGCGCTTGGCGATGCCGAGTACGCGGAGTTCATGGAGCTCGCCGCGGAAGAGGGCTTCGACATCGAGGACGTCGAGGGCGCGATCGGAGAGGCGGGCCACGGTCCGCTGCCCGTGCTCGCCGTCGTCGGCCGTCCCAACGTCGGCAAGTCGACCCTGGTGAACCGGATCATCGGCCGCCGCGAGGCCGTCGTCGAGGACAAGCCCGGTGTCACCCGCGACCGCGTCACCTACGAGGCCGAGTGGGCGGGCCGCCGTTTCAAGCTCGTCGACACCGGCGGCTGGGAGCAGGACGTCCTCGGCATCGACGCGTCCGTGGCCGCGCAGGCCGAGTACGCGATCGACGCGGCCGACGCCGTCGTCTTCGTCGTCGACGCCAAGGTCGGCGCCACCGACACCGACGAGGCGGTCGTGCGCCTGCTGCGCAAGGCCGGCAAGCCCGTCGTCCTGTGCGCCAACAAGGTCGACGGCCTGAGCGGCGAGGCCGACGCCTCGTACCTGTGGGCCCTGGGCCTCGGCGAGCCGCACCCCGTCTCCGCGCTGCACGGCCGCGGCACCGGCGACATGCTGGACGCCGTCCTGGAGGCGCTGCCCGAGGCCCCCGCGCAGACCTTCGGCACCGCCGTCGGCGGCCCCCGCCGCATCGCCCTCATCGGCCGCCCGAACGTCGGCAAGTCCTCGCTGCTGAACAAGGTGGCGAACGAGGACCGCGTGGTCGTCAACGAGGTCGCGGGCACCACCCGTGACCCGGTCGACGAGCTCATCGAGCTCGGCGGTGTCACCTGGAAGTTCGTCGACACGGCCGGTATCCGCAAGCGTGTCCACCTCCAGCAGGGCGCCGACTACTACGCCTCGCTGCGTACGGCCGCGGCGGTGGAGAAGGCCGAGGTCGCCGTCGTCCTGATCGACGCCTCCGAGACCATCTCGGTCCAGGACCAGCGCATCGTCACGATGGCCGTCGAGGCCGGGCGTGCCATCGTCCTCGCCTTCAACAAGTGGGACACCCTCGACGAGGAGCGCCGCTACTACCTGGAGCGCGAGATCGACACCGAGCTCGCCCAGGTCTCCTGGGCGCCCCGGGTCAACGTCTCGGCGCGTACGGGCCGGCACATGGAGAAGCTGGTCCCGGCGATCGAGACCGCGATCGAGGGCTGGGAGTCGCGTGTTCCCACGGGCCGGCTGAACGCCTTCCTGGGTGAGCTGGTCGCCGCCCACCCGCACCCGGTCCGGGGCGGCAAGCAGCCCCGCATCCTCTTCGGCACCCAGGCGGGCACGAAGCCGCCGCGGTTCGTGCTGTTCTCCTCCGGCTTCATCGAGCACGGCTACCGCCGCTTCGTGGAGCGCCGGCTGCGCGAGGAGTTCTCCTTCGAGGGCACGCCGATCCACATCTCGGTGCGGGTGCGCGAGAAGCGCGGCAAGAAGAAGTAG